One Variibacter gotjawalensis genomic window, GTCCTCTTTGTACTCGTCGAGAATCTCTTCGAAGTGATGATGTTCGACGCCGAGCACGACATCCGAATACATCGTGATGAAACGGCGGTAGCTGTCGAACGCGAAGCGGCGATCGCCGGATTTCGTAGCCAATGCCTCGACGGTCGTGTCGTTGAGACCGAGGTTGAGCACCGTGTCCATCATGCCGGGCATCGACGCCCGCGCACCGGAGCGCACCGACACGAGCAGCGGGTCGGACTTATCGCCGAATGCTTTGCCGGCAATCTTGCCGATGGCGGCTAGCGCAGCATCGACCTGGCCCTTCAATTCGTCCGGATAGGATTTGTGGTGGGCGTAGAAGTAGGTGCAGACCTCGGATGTGATCGTGAAGCCCGGCGGCACCGGCAAGCCCAGATTCGCCATCTCGGCAAGATTGGCGCCTTTGCCGCCCAGCAGATCGCGCATCCCCGATGCACCCTCCGCTCGACCATCACCAAACGTGTAGACCCACTTCGTCATCGCAAAACCTCGTCCGCCCCGACGCGCGCGTGCTGCGCTGCGGCAAGGCTTATTGGCTCTTTTTACGCGGGAGTTCAACCGGGCGAAACGGATCGCCCCAGAAGTGTTAGCGGAGAAGACCCGTGATGCCGACAATGATCAGGTAGATCGCCACGATGTAATTCAGCAGCCTCGGCATAATGAGGATCAAAACCCCCGCGATCAGTGCGACCAGCGGTTGAATGGCAACGAGATTGATCATGGATGGGAGCTCCGGACGGCGAAACGCATAATAACGCCCAGGCCGAACGGCAGTTCCGGCCAATCTGGCCAATTGACCGGCTTTCCACCATCATCGCGCGAAACGGAGACCCGATGCCTCATACGCCGCGCGAACGCCTGCCCTATTCCGCCATCGTCGACCGACCGCCGCTGCAATTTCCCGAAGGCGTCCGCTTGGTTGTGTGGACCATCGTCAACCTGGAGTCGTGGGATATCGCTCGGCCGATGCCGCGCAACGTACTGACCCCGCCGATGGGGCAGCCGATCTTGCCGGATGTGCCGAACTGGGCCTGGCACGAATACGGGATGCGGGTCGGCGTCTGGCGCTTCTTCGACCTGTTCGCCAAGCTCGGCGTGAAGGCCTCGGCAGCCGTCAACGGCCAGATGGTCGAGCACTATCCGCGCATCGCCGAGGCGATCCGCGATGCCGGCTGGGAGTTCTTGCCCCACGGCTACGAACAGCGCCCGATGCAGACCGTCGCGGATCAGCGTGACGCCATCCAGAAAACCATCACGGCCATTGAGCCCTACGCCGGGAAGAAACCGATCGGCTGGCTCGCGCCCGGCATGAGCCAGACGCTCGAGACGCCGGACTATCTCGCGGCGGCCGGCTTCAGATACACCGGCGACTACGTCCACGACGAAGAGCCGTCATGGGTCGAAACCAAGCGCGGCCGGATGGTCACGCTGCCCTACACGTTCGAGATGAACGACATCACGATCATGGCGCTGCAGAATCACGAAGCGCGTCACTTCTACGATCGCGGCGTCGACCAGTTCGAGCAGCTGTACAAAGAGAGCGAGAAGCGCGCCAAGATCATGTCGATCCCGCTGCATGCGTATCTCTCCGGACAGCCGCATCGCTTCGTCTATCTCGACAAGCTCTATCGCTATCTCGCCGCCAAGCCCGGCGTCGCCTTCTGGACCGGCGAACAAATCTACGACTGGTTCGTCGGCCAGGACACTTCTCGACCGAAAGCAAAACGATGAAAGCCGTCACGACCGATCTTCACAAAGGCCACGACCCGAAGCGCTTCATCCTGCGCGGCAAATTTGCGCAAGGCGAAGAGCGGCCCGAACGCGCGACGCGCCTCGAACAAGGGCTGAAGGCCGGCAAGCACGAGATCGTCGCATCACAGAAATTCGGCCAAGGGCCGCGCCTTGCCGTTCATTCGGTCGACTATCTGCGCTTCATGGAGGAAGCGGCGGAGGAGTGGAAAACGCTCAAGGACGCGTCGGACGAAGTGCTCGGCAACGTGCATCCGGTGCGCGGCTTTGGCACGATGCCGCAATCGATCACCGGCCGCGCCGGCTGGTTCATGCAGGACATGGCGTGCGGCATTGGCCCTGATACGTGGAAAGCTGTCGCCTCCGCGACAGATGTCGCCGTCACAGCCGCCGAACTCGTCATCGAGGGCGAGCGTGCCGCTTACGCGCTTTGCCGCCCGCCCGGTCATCATGCCTATCGCGATCTCGCGGGCGGACATTGCTTTCTCAACAATACTGCGATCGCGGCTGCACATTTGCGCTCCGTGCACGAGCGCGTTGCGATCCTCGACATCGACATTCACCACGGCAACGGCACGCAGGCGATTTTCTACGATCGCTCAGACGTACTGACGGTGTCGGTGCACGCCGACCCGGCGCGTTTCTATCCGTTCTTCTGGGGCTACACGCACGAGCGCGGCGAGCGTGACGGCGAAGGCTTTAACGTCAACCTGCCGATCCCGGTCGGCTCCGGCGACAACGTTTACGTCGCGGCCATCGAAAGCTCAGTCGCGACGATCCGCGCTTACGCGCCGGAAGTCCTCGTGATCGCTCTCGGTCTCGATGCGTCGGCGGACGATCCGTTCGGCGGCGCCAAAGTGACGGCTGACGGCTTCCGCCGCGCCGGCGAAGTGATCGCGCGCATCGGCCTGCCGACGTTGTTCACGCAGGAGGGCGGCTATCTGTCCGACCAACTCGGTCCAAATCTCACAGCTGTTCTCGGCGGGTTCGAAGCGACAGCCTGAAATCGAAATCCAAGGTTGCGGTGCGGAACTCCGTGCCGCAATCGCAACTCTATTTCACAATGCAGAATTCAATTCTGCATATTTGACTCACGATTTGTAAGTCGCTTTGATCCGGCCGTCTGGGAGGACACGAGACGGATGCGGGTGGAAAATAGCCTTGAGGCGTGGGATGCGCCTGCGGAACGGCGCAAACAAGCAGCTGCGGAACCGGAAGACCGAAAGTTCGTCACCTCGCTCGCGCGCGGGCTTGAGGTGCTGCGGGCCTTCACCCCTTCCGAAGGCATTCTCGGCAACCGCGACATCGCGCAGCGCACCGGCCTGCCGAAGCCGACCGTCTCGCGCCTCACCTACACGCTGACCAAGCTCGGCTACCTCAATCACATCGAGCGGATCGGGAAGTACCAGCTCGCCGCCGGCGCGCTGGCGATCGGCTATTCGACGCTCGCCAATATGCGCATCCGCCAGATCGCGCGTCCCTACATGGAAGAGCTAGCGCAGTTCGCCAACGCGTCCGTCGCGCTC contains:
- a CDS encoding histone deacetylase family protein, whose protein sequence is MKAVTTDLHKGHDPKRFILRGKFAQGEERPERATRLEQGLKAGKHEIVASQKFGQGPRLAVHSVDYLRFMEEAAEEWKTLKDASDEVLGNVHPVRGFGTMPQSITGRAGWFMQDMACGIGPDTWKAVASATDVAVTAAELVIEGERAAYALCRPPGHHAYRDLAGGHCFLNNTAIAAAHLRSVHERVAILDIDIHHGNGTQAIFYDRSDVLTVSVHADPARFYPFFWGYTHERGERDGEGFNVNLPIPVGSGDNVYVAAIESSVATIRAYAPEVLVIALGLDASADDPFGGAKVTADGFRRAGEVIARIGLPTLFTQEGGYLSDQLGPNLTAVLGGFEATA
- a CDS encoding polysaccharide deacetylase family protein, which translates into the protein MPHTPRERLPYSAIVDRPPLQFPEGVRLVVWTIVNLESWDIARPMPRNVLTPPMGQPILPDVPNWAWHEYGMRVGVWRFFDLFAKLGVKASAAVNGQMVEHYPRIAEAIRDAGWEFLPHGYEQRPMQTVADQRDAIQKTITAIEPYAGKKPIGWLAPGMSQTLETPDYLAAAGFRYTGDYVHDEEPSWVETKRGRMVTLPYTFEMNDITIMALQNHEARHFYDRGVDQFEQLYKESEKRAKIMSIPLHAYLSGQPHRFVYLDKLYRYLAAKPGVAFWTGEQIYDWFVGQDTSRPKAKR
- a CDS encoding DUF3096 domain-containing protein; amino-acid sequence: MINLVAIQPLVALIAGVLILIMPRLLNYIVAIYLIIVGITGLLR